The Candidatus Denitrolinea symbiosum DNA window CCGGACCGTCGTCCTCAAACACGCCTTCCGCAACTCGCTCCTGCCGCTGGTGACCGTGATCGGACTCTCGCTCGGCAGCCTGCTCGGCGGCGCGGTCCTCACCGAGACCATCTTCGGCCTCTCCGGCGTGGGACGCACCCTCTATGAGGCCATCACCGCCCGCGACTACGGCATTGTGCAGGCATTTACGGTCGTGATCGCGGTCTTCTTTGTGCTTCTCAACCTCATCGTGGATATTTCCTATGCTTATCTCGATCCTCGCATCCGCCTGAACTAGGAATTGAACATGACCCAGGATAACGAAGTCGCGACCCTCGACACCGAGGGCTTGTCCATCAAATCGGTCAGCCTGTGGCGGATCACCTGGAAACGCCTCTTCCGCCGCCGCTCGGCGGTGATGGGGATGATCATTCTGGGGATTCTGATCTTCATCGCTCTCACCGCCCAATGGCTCGCGCCCTACGACCCCCTCCAGGTGTTGATCGGCGTGGAGCCGGTCAAGCAGCGGCAGGCCCCCTGCATCCACCTGCTCGGCTGCCCCGAAGACCAGCCCCAGCACATCGCCGGCATTGACGGCAACGTGCGCGATGAGTTCAGCCGCCTGCTGTACGGCACGCGCGTCAGCCTGTGGATCGGCCTGTCCACCGTCACGTTCGCCATCATCATCGGGACCATCCTGGGCGCGCTGGGCGGCTACTTTGGCGGATGGGTGGACAACCTCATCATGCGCGTCATGGACGTGCTGCTGGCGTTTCCCTCGCTCCTGCTGGCGATCGCCATCGTGACCGTCCTCGGTCCCGGCCTGACAAATGCCCTGCTGGCGATCGGCATCGTTTCGATTCCCTCCTACGCGCGCGTCGTGCGCGCCTCCGTCCTCTCGGTCCGCGAAATGGACTACGTCTCGGCCACGCGCGCCCTGGGCGGCTCCAACTTCGACATTTTATTCCGCCGCATCCTCCCCAACGCGATGACGCCGCTCATCGTGCAGGGGACGCTCGGCATCGCCACCGCCATCCTCGACGCGGCCGCGCTCTCCTTCCTCGGTCTCGGCGCGCAGCCTCCCATGCCAGAGTGGGGCTCCATGCTCGGCTCGGAACGCAACCAGGTCTTCACCGCGCCGCACCTGGTCTTTTTGCCCGGCTTCGCCATTATGGTGACGGTGCTGTCCTTTAACCTGCTGGGCGACGGTCTGCGCGACGCCCTCGACCCGCGGCTGGCGCACAGCGCCTGAAGAATCAAAAACCAGGTTTCCCGCAGGAACCTGGTTTTTTGTTATTTCGGCGCGATGATCGAGGCCATTCCGAGAAGCGCCAAGCCCCCGAAGATGACCAGCGTAACGGCGGCGCCGATGAACGCGTCCCGCCTGGCGCGCTGGTCCACGAGGCGGAGCAGGGGATAAACTCCATCCACGCCCCAAAGCGGACCGCCGAACCAGGCGAAGATCAGCCCACCGAACAGCCCGCCGATATGCCCCCAGTTGTCTATCATCCCGCCGCTGGAAAACCCGATGAAAAGGTTGACGGCCGCCACAGCGACCACGTTGCCGATGGCGCGTTTCGCCTCCGCGCCGAACAATTTGCGATTCTGGTAGAGAAAAACTCCCTCGGCGGCGATCAACCCGAAAATGGAAGTGGACGCGCCGATGGAGACCGCGTTGGTGAACAGGAACGACAACACGTTGCCCGCGAACCCCGCCAGCAGGTACAACGCCAGGAAGCGAAAATGCCCGAAGCGGCGTTCCAGCCCGGAGCCCAGGGCGAAGAGCGCGTACATATTGAAGCCGATGTGCCAGAGCGAACCGTGCAGGAGGACGGGAGTGATCAGCCGCCAGACCTGTCCCGCGCGGATGAGCTCGCCAGATTTGGCGCCCAGCATGAGCGGCAGGTCGTAGCCCGTGATGAATTTCGTGCCGAGTTGCAGCAGGTAGACGAAGATCGTCAGCCCGAGGATGACGTAGGCGACGCGCGGCGGCGCGGACGGGAGTCGAAGGGAGATGGGGCCGGGGGGCGGCGCGGCCGGTTGAACGTCGGGGAAGGAGGCGGGGGGTTCGTTCACAGGAGTCTCACAACGTCACCTGGCGCGGTTTCACGCGGTGATGTTCCGCTTCGATGATGGCGCGGATGACGTCCACGGTGGAGTCGAGTTGGTAGTCGCGGTTGACGATCACGTAGTCGAAGGCCTCGATGCGCTGGAGTTCCTTGCGGGCGGTGGCGATGCGGAGTTTGAGTTCTTCGGGCGTTTCGGTTTTGCGGGTTTCGAGGCGGCGGACGAGTTCCTCCTCGGTTTCGGCGGCGAGGAAGATGAGCAGGGCTTCGGGGGCGAGTTTGCGGACGGTCTCCGCGCCCTGCACGTCAATGCGCAGGATCACGTCCCGGCCTTTGGCGAGGACTTCGCGCACCTGCGTCTTGGGGATGCCCTTGTAATCGCCATAGACGATGGCGTATTCGATCAACTCGTCGGCTTCGATCATGCGGGCGAATTCTTCCTTCGAAACGAATATGTAATCCCGCAGGTTGACTTCGTTGTAACGCTGGGGACGCGTGGTGGCGGTGACGACGAAATGGAACGGCAGTTCGCGCTCTTTCATGCGCTGGATGACGGTGTCTTTGCCCACGCCCGACGGCCCGGAGATGACGATGAGCAGCGGACGCGGATGAGGCAGGTCGAAGCGGTGTTCGGGAGGCATGGGCGAATTGTACCAGACCGCCCAATAAATCCCGAACCGGGTTAAAATTGAGTCATGCCAACTTACGATTTCATCTGCAACGACTGCAAACAGCGCTTCGAAATTTTTCTGACCTACAGCGAATACGGGAAGAAGCCCGCGCCCTGCTCCCACTGCGGGAGCGTGAACACGCGCCGGCGGATGACGCGCGTCCGCATTGCCCGCTCCGAGGAGTCGCGCATGGACAGCATGGAAAGCGAACTCGGCGGCCTCGAAGGTCTCGACGACGATCCCAAAGCCCTCGGGCGCATGATGCGGAAAATGGGACGCGAGATGGGCGAAGACCTGCCTCCCGAATTCGACGACGTGGTGGACCGGCTCGAATCGGGACAAAGCCCCGAGGAGATCGAAGCGGCCATGCCCGATCTCGGCGGGGACGCGGCGGGCGGAGACGACGACTTCTAGCGGCTCCATCCGCTGGCAACTGAACACTGATCACTGGACACTGATGACTGATGACTGATTACTGATGACTGACTTCCGCTCTGGTTTCATCGCCGTGCTTGGCCGCCCAAACGTGGGCAAGTCCACGCTGATCAACGCCCTGCTGGGGCAAAAGGTCGCGGCCGTTTCGCCGCGTCCGCAGACCACGCGCCGCCGCCAGCTGGGGATTCTCACGACCGACTCGTACCAGATCGTCTTCGTGGACACGCCCGGCCTCCACGCGCCGCGTCACAAACTGGGCGAATTCCTGAACCAGGAAGCGCGCGCCGCGCTGGACGGCGTGGACGCCATCCTCTGGTTGACGGACCTGACGACCGCGCCCTCCGAAGACGACGAGCGGATCGCGTCCCTCCTGCCGCGTCGGACTCCGCTGGCGCTGGGTTGCAACAAAATAGACCTGGTCCCCGCCGAGGCGTTGGACGCGCGTCGGGAGGCGTACGCGGCCCTCGTCCCGCGCGAAGCGGAGGTCGTGATGTTGTCCGCCACGCGCGGCGACGGTCTCGCGGAATTGCTGAGTCTGCTTGTCTCGTTCCTGCCCGTCCGCGAGCCCGAGTTCGACGCCGAGCAGGTCACCGATCTGTACGAAAAGGAGATTGCCGCCGACCTGGTCCGCGAAGCCGCGCTGTTGAAGTTGCGCGACGAAGTGCCGCACGGAGTCGCCGTCCGCATTGACGAGTTCAAGGAGCGCGAGAACGGCATGGCGTACATCGCCGCGACGCTCTTCGTGGAGCGCGATTCGCAAAAGGGGATCGTCATCGGCGAGGGCGGGAAGATGCTCAAGTCCATCGGCTCCGCGGCGCGCGCGGAGATCGAAGCGATGGGCGGGCGGCGCGTTTTCCTGGAACTGCGCGTGAAGGTGTTGAAGGACTGGCGGAACGATGAAGAGTGGCTGCGACGGTTCGGATATAAAATACGGTAGGGGCAGACCTATGTGTCTGCCCTGGGCGGACACGCAGGTCCGCCCCTACGATAGGCGGATACGATGGGCGGACGCGATGGGCGGACGCGGTGGGCGGACACGGCGGGCGGGCGCGGTGGGCGGACGCGGTGGGCGGACGCGGTGGGCGGACGCGGTGGGCGGACACGGTGGGCGGACACGGCGGGCGGACACGCAGGTCCGCCCCTACGGTCTGATCCGATGATTGAATTTGGGAGGCTGCCATGCTGTACCTTTTCGCCGCGTTGATCTTCGCCGCGCTGACCGCGTGGGCGACGTGGAAACAAAACCGAGGGCTGGAAATGGTCGCCAAGCCTGCCGTGATGATCGTCCTGCTCGCGTACGTGTGGGGCGCGCTCGGGCTGGAGGGCGCGGCTGTGTGGTTTTTGCTGGGGATGTTCTTCTCGCTTGTCGGCGACATGCTCCTGCTCTCGCTCGACCGTCTGTTTTCCTTCGGCCTGGCCGCGTTCCTGCTGGCGCAGGTCTTCTACATCTTCGGATTCAATTCCCCCGCCTCGCCCGTCTCGCTGTGGGGACTCATACTGGCGCTCGTCATCGGGTTGGGAAGCGCGCGCGTGCTGAAGCGCATCCTGTCCGCGCTGGCCGCGCAGGGACAGGCGAACATGCGAATCCCGATCGTGGTCTACGGGGCGGTCATCTCGTTGATGCTGCTCTCGGCCATGCTCAAGTTGTCCGATCCCGCGTGGAAGGCGGGCGCGTCCGCGCTGGCGGCGGCGGGCGCGTTCCTCTTCTTTTTGTCGGATATCGTGCTGGCGTGGCTCAAGTTTGTGACCCCCATCCAAAACGGACGCGTCATCAACATCGGCCTCTATCACCTCGGGCAGATGTGCATCGCCGCGGGCCTGGTCATGCAGTTGGCCTGAACTACTCTCCCGCCAACCAGCCCCACAGTCCGCCCTTCTTCTCTCCCTGCGGACGCGGCTTCGGGACGGACAGCATGATTACCGTGATGTTGTCGTGCCCGCCGCGCGCGTTGGCTTCCGCCACCAGTTTTTGCACCGCGACCTTCGGACTTTCCGATTCGAGCAGGATCTTCTGAATCTCGTCTGCCCAGACCATGTCGGTCAACCCGTCCGAGCAAAGCAGCAGCATATCTTCGGGCTGGAGCGTCAGTCCCTGATTCTTCTGGGCCTGGATGCTGTTTTCGGAATCGCTCAACTTCAAGCGGAAGTCCACTTCGGGAAGTTTGAGCGAGCCGAGATAGCGGCGGATGACGTGGACATTAGGATGGTCGCGGGCGTCCTCAGGGTGGATGATGTTCTTCTCGAGGGCTTCCTGGATCCAGGTGTGGTCAACCGTCGTCTGATGCATCTGCCCGTTGCGAAGGAAGTAGATGCGCGAATCCCCCACATAGGAAGTATATAACTTGTCTCCGATCACCCAGGCGCAGGCGCAGGTGGCGCCCATACCGTGATGCTCGTCGTCCAGCGCGGAGTGATGGGCAATGGCGTCGCTGGCGGCGTGGATGGCCTCCTCCATGATCTTGAGCGGGTCGCGGCCGTTGCTTTCGGCCACCGTGTGGCTGATGTGGTCCACAGCCAGTTCCGCGGCCACCTCCCCGGCGCGGTGACCGCCGATCCCGTCCGAGAGGACGGCGAACAGCGAGGGCGTGGAATCCTCCCTGCCGAGAACATGCGATAACACGGCATAACGGTCCTCGTTGTTCTTGCCGGACATACCGGGATGGCTGAGCGCCGCAACGTGCAGGTGAGAACGCTGAGTGCGGATCATGAAAATTCGAGAGACGGCTCCGTAACGGTCGGCGGATTTTTCATTTCAAACCGGTACGTCAGATGCCCAAAGTTTACCCTATCTCCATGTTTTAAGGGATGGCCCTCTTGGGTGACAGGCTCGTAATTCACCCACGTCCCCGCGACGGAAAACTGGTCGAAGATCGCGTACCCCGCCTCCGTCTGGCGGATGCGCGCGTGGAGCGGCGAAAGCGCGGGATCGTCGAGGATGACCGACGCCTGCACCGGGTCCGTGCCGAGGGTCAGTTCGGGGAGGTCGATCGGGATGGGGGCGGCCGCGGCCGGCGTTCCGTCCGGTTCGAGGCGGACGAGGCGGGCCGCCGCGTCCGTGACCTGGTCCGGCGCGGCGCGCTTCGTCGTTTTCCTCCGCCCGGTCGGGGGTTCCAGCGCGGCCGGCACCGGCTGGGTAAGCGGATCGGCGTATTCGCGGCGCTTTGTCCGACGTTCGCGCCGCGCCCGCCGGAGCCTGCTTCCGAACAGCACGGCTAAAAAGGCCAGCCCGGCTATACCCACTACGCCCCACACGATGACGAAGCGGTAGCGCGCCAGCAGGACGAGCGACCCGCCGGGCGGTTTGACGATGGTGACGACGACCGGCAGGGCGAGGCTTTGACCGGTGAGGCCGAGGCTGTCGGTGGCCTCCACTTTGAGCATGTGCTGTCCGCTGGTTGTGTAGCCGCTGATGTCCCAGGCGAATCGGTCGAGCGCGCCGCTGACGTTTTCCGCGGCGAGTTCGTCGTCCACGTACAGCGCGGCGCGGACGATGGGGCGCGGATGCCCGTCGGGGAAGTCGAAGACGATCTGGAGCGCCTGCTCGTTCGGGACGAGGACTTCGGTATTGTAGGGGTCTTCGGGCGGCGCGGCGCGCGTCAGTTGGGCGGGCAGGTCGGCGAAGATGGGGTTGGGCGGCTGGACGTTGAGCGTGAACTCCCGCGGCTCGGAGGCCACGGACGCGCCGCCGAGGGTCACCTCCACGCTGAGGGCGTGGTCGCCGCTCGAATTCAGGGCGGAGGCGTAGGTCAGGCGGTAGACGCGGCGCAGGGGCGAGAAATACGTCTCGGGGTTGGGCAGGGTCTCGCGGCCGCTGAAGGTCAGGAATCCGCCGCCGGTCTGCGCGGCGAGAGCCTGGAAGAGCGCCACGCTGGGATGGTTGAAATATTGTTCGCCGTCCACCAGCCAGATGTTGACGCGCGTGCGCGATTGGACGGCGCGCTCGCCGACGGTCTTCAGCGCGGCTTCGAGCGCGGCGTCTTCCATGTGCGGGGTGACGAACAGGATGGCGCGCTTCATACCGACCTGCGGCGTGGCGGCCAGCGCGGTCTCGAGCGAGAGGACGAGAGATTGGATGTTGGGCGTGGTGGCGCGGAAGTCGGGTTGGAAGGCCGCGAAACTGGCGAGCCAGGCGTCGGGCGCGGTGTGCGCGATGAGCGGCCCGGCGATGGTGACGAGGCTGAGGTTGTCGCCTTTTTCCGCGTCGAGCGATTGCGCCCATCCGCCCAGCGCTTGCTGGACGCGCTGATAGCGCGTGACGCCCTGCGCGTCGCGGACGTCCAGCGCGGGGCCGGGGTTGACGCCCACCACGAGCTGCGCGCCGACCGGCTCCTCGGTCAATTCCTGAACCGGGCGCGGGGTCCCGTCTTCGAGGGCGGACGCGTCGGCCGGCTTAAGTCCGCCTACGAACTGGCCGTTCGCGTCGTACACGTCCAGCACGGCGACGATCTTTGGGAAGCCCGAGGCGTCCGGCGCGCTGATCTCGGCATAGGCGGAGGTTTGGGCGGCGGCGAAGGATGAAGGCGGAAGGATGAGGGATGAAAAGAGGAGGAACGATAAAAGACGAAAGATGAAAGACGCCCCGGACGCGGAAAAACGCGGACGAACGCGGAGATTTCTCCGTGTTTTCCGCGTTGATCCGCGTTCAATTTTTTCCGGGTGAGTTCTACGCATTTGCCTCGGGAAGGACGACTACCGGCGCTTCGGGTTTGGAGGTGAGACGCAGGTAGGTGAGCGTCCACGACGCGCCCAGGAAGGCGTTCAGGATGCCGCTGACGAGGATAGCGACCGGCAGGAACATGACGAAGCACAGGCCGCCGATCAGCAGCGGCGTCATGCTCTGGCCCTGGTTCAGCGCGACAGATATTCCCGCCGGGAGGATGATCATGAGGATGGGGATGGCGATCAGCAGTCCCAGCACGAAGGAAATGGCGAGCAGGATCAAGCCCATGACGATGACCGGGCCCGCGTTGCCGCGCACAACTTCCCAGCCGCGCTTGAAGCCGTCTACCAGCCCGACATTCTCTTTCACGATGGCGACGTTCGCCATTTCAATGATGAGAGAGAGGGCGATCGAGACGGGGATCAGCAGACAGAGGAGCGGCAGGAGGCACAGGAAGCTAATGCCTGCCGTCAGCACGCCAAAGGCAAAGAAGGGAAGAAGCGCCAGGAGGGAGATCAAACCGATCAGGAACGTCAGTCCGAAGACGCGCCAGAAATACGGCAGGGAGCCTTTGAAAAGTTCCCCGAACGAAAGCTGCTCCGCGCCTTCCTCTGCCTGGAGCGTGCCGCGGATCAAGCCGATGCGCCCGATGGCGCCGAGGAAGATCGAGAGCAACACCAGCGCGAAAACGGCCGCAACGATCAGCGCCACCACCCACCAGTACTGGGAAAGCCAATCGCCAGTCTGAGTAAAGAACTGATCGACATCCGAGCCAAAGGGATTGTATCCATTTCCATCCCCGCCGTTCCCGCCGCCGGATGAACCGCCCCCGCCGCGCGAGCAGCTGGAAAGAATGCCGAAGATCCACAGGATTTTATATTTCCAGGTGATCTTCCAGGCGCGGGACAAAACTTCGCCGAAATTGAAATTCATGGCAGACTCCTTTGAAGAAGTGAGGCGTGCGCCTCCTTCTTATTCTTACGTCACTCCCATTCAATCGTCGCGGGCGGCTTG harbors:
- a CDS encoding guanylate kinase gives rise to the protein MPPEHRFDLPHPRPLLIVISGPSGVGKDTVIQRMKERELPFHFVVTATTRPQRYNEVNLRDYIFVSKEEFARMIEADELIEYAIVYGDYKGIPKTQVREVLAKGRDVILRIDVQGAETVRKLAPEALLIFLAAETEEELVRRLETRKTETPEELKLRIATARKELQRIEAFDYVIVNRDYQLDSTVDVIRAIIEAEHHRVKPRQVTL
- a CDS encoding GTPase Era, which translates into the protein MTDFRSGFIAVLGRPNVGKSTLINALLGQKVAAVSPRPQTTRRRQLGILTTDSYQIVFVDTPGLHAPRHKLGEFLNQEARAALDGVDAILWLTDLTTAPSEDDERIASLLPRRTPLALGCNKIDLVPAEALDARREAYAALVPREAEVVMLSATRGDGLAELLSLLVSFLPVREPEFDAEQVTDLYEKEIAADLVREAALLKLRDEVPHGVAVRIDEFKERENGMAYIAATLFVERDSQKGIVIGEGGKMLKSIGSAARAEIEAMGGRRVFLELRVKVLKDWRNDEEWLRRFGYKIR
- a CDS encoding intramembrane serine protease, rhomboid family, with amino-acid sequence MNEPPASFPDVQPAAPPPGPISLRLPSAPPRVAYVILGLTIFVYLLQLGTKFITGYDLPLMLGAKSGELIRAGQVWRLITPVLLHGSLWHIGFNMYALFALGSGLERRFGHFRFLALYLLAGFAGNVLSFLFTNAVSIGASTSIFGLIAAEGVFLYQNRKLFGAEAKRAIGNVVAVAAVNLFIGFSSGGMIDNWGHIGGLFGGLIFAWFGGPLWGVDGVYPLLRLVDQRARRDAFIGAAVTLVIFGGLALLGMASIIAPK
- a CDS encoding serine/threonine phosphatase PrpC, producing the protein MIRTQRSHLHVAALSHPGMSGKNNEDRYAVLSHVLGREDSTPSLFAVLSDGIGGHRAGEVAAELAVDHISHTVAESNGRDPLKIMEEAIHAASDAIAHHSALDDEHHGMGATCACAWVIGDKLYTSYVGDSRIYFLRNGQMHQTTVDHTWIQEALEKNIIHPEDARDHPNVHVIRRYLGSLKLPEVDFRLKLSDSENSIQAQKNQGLTLQPEDMLLLCSDGLTDMVWADEIQKILLESESPKVAVQKLVAEANARGGHDNITVIMLSVPKPRPQGEKKGGLWGWLAGE
- a CDS encoding diguanylate cyclase is translated as MTQDNEVATLDTEGLSIKSVSLWRITWKRLFRRRSAVMGMIILGILIFIALTAQWLAPYDPLQVLIGVEPVKQRQAPCIHLLGCPEDQPQHIAGIDGNVRDEFSRLLYGTRVSLWIGLSTVTFAIIIGTILGALGGYFGGWVDNLIMRVMDVLLAFPSLLLAIAIVTVLGPGLTNALLAIGIVSIPSYARVVRASVLSVREMDYVSATRALGGSNFDILFRRILPNAMTPLIVQGTLGIATAILDAAALSFLGLGAQPPMPEWGSMLGSERNQVFTAPHLVFLPGFAIMVTVLSFNLLGDGLRDALDPRLAHSA